The Capsicum annuum cultivar UCD-10X-F1 unplaced genomic scaffold, UCD10Xv1.1 ctg68183, whole genome shotgun sequence genome segment ATGCCAAATTGTTCGCAGAAATCACCCAATTGAGTTTTTTCGCGAAGTTTATCAATTTTGATCTGCCTAGCCAGTTTTAACTCGTTACAAAGGGCTAACCCTTCTTGAGTGCAGGCTACGATCAATTGACCATAAGTTTTGTCCGCGTAGGGGATTTCGCCATAAGATCCGCGAAGAGTTTTACGGACACGTTCAGCAAAAAGGGGAGGAAGACCATCAATGAATTTTGCTTTCCAGTGTTCGTATCTGCTTTCGGGTAAGTCCATAACCCGGCTaagaaaggtatctttataccaacGAAATTCGCCAAGATGGCGGCATTTCAAACCATTAAGAAGAGTGCGAATATTTTCATGATGGTTAGTGAACCTTCCGCCGAAGTGTTCAATAATAGTCAGCATGAGGGTATAAACGGCATCAGACCGTCCTGCCGCAAGAGTGCGACCAAGATTATCTTTGCCCTCCTTTTCATTGGTGGCATCAAAAATGGCGGCGCGTTTAGTGTCATctaggaaattatcccaccagccacGGAGTTGGCCAGTAAACCcagcaacaatcattttacagaTTGTTTGGTCAGTTTTTGCATTTCGATCAGTGGCTTTTGTAGCTAGACAAATAGTAGCATACATAGACATACGATGAATTCGAATAGAAATTTGGCGATCAGAAagaccatcaatattccattcgtAAATAGCGTCGCCGCTATAGGAAGTGTTTGTTTGATTCCAATCTCGTTCTTCGattagaacatcttgaggagtggGACGAGGATAATAGGCAGTAGTCATGCGGGGAATGTCGGCGAATTTTTTGCCGGATTGTGGTTTTATGAGTCCTCGGAGCTTATAAAGCTCAGAAGAGAGGATCTCGCCTGGACGATCAGCGGAGGCGAGATGATC includes the following:
- the LOC124893989 gene encoding uncharacterized protein LOC124893989 (The sequence of the model RefSeq protein was modified relative to this genomic sequence to represent the inferred CDS: added 138 bases not found in genome assembly), coding for MSVSLPSYIKLLERSYQHPDGTTTQAHYPPQSSFILPNNTGMTFSAFQKFIKDDIGKITISEINNLFSQNNYLSLYVKILGEHISSLDTKLDELISLVHKLSTQPNSSNTASTSQIPATDAGIVLSKPCIQRPLEIEGFTRTSPLDQLETLLNKKFSGLNIQPLTMSDEHIQTIESNFADHLASADRPGEILSSELYKLRGLIKPQSGKKFADIPRMTTAYYPRPTPQDVLIEERDWNQTNTSYSGDAIYEWNIDGLSDRQISIRIHRMSMYATICLATKATDRNAKTDQTICKMIVAGFTGQLRGWWDNFLDDTKRAAIFDATNEKEGKDNLGRTLAAGRSDAVYTLMLTIIEHFGGRFTNHHENIRTLLNGLKCRHLGEFRWYKDTFLSRVMDLPESRYEHWKAKFIDGLPPLFAERVRKTLRGSYGEIPYADKTYGQLIVACTQEGLALCNELKLARQIKIDKLREKTQL